GAGACCCCGGGCTACCGCGCCCGCGAGCTCGACTTCCAGGACGTCCTCAAGGAGGCCTTCGAAGAAACCACCGGGGGGGGTGGCGAGCGCGCCGAAGGGCGCGCTTCGATGGAACGCGCTTCGACGGTCGTCGAGGACAAGACGGCGCCCCGCCGCGCCGACGGGAACACGGTGGACATGGACATGCAGATGGCGAAGCTCAACGCCAACGGCACCAGCTACCTTGCCCTGGCACGCATCCTCGGGCGCCGCGTCGCGCTCCTGCGCCAGGCAATCGACGGGACACGCTGATGGACCTCACGGGAACGCTGGCCATCTCGGGGAGCGCGCTCAGCGCCGAGCGGCTCCGG
This is a stretch of genomic DNA from Deltaproteobacteria bacterium. It encodes these proteins:
- the flgB gene encoding flagellar basal body rod protein FlgB, translated to MPNILFDPTIEGLARTLTLHQQRHEVLASNLANVETPGYRARELDFQDVLKEAFEETTGGGGERAEGRASMERASTVVEDKTAPRRADGNTVDMDMQMAKLNANGTSYLALARILGRRVALLRQAIDGTR